One Bufo gargarizans isolate SCDJY-AF-19 chromosome 3, ASM1485885v1, whole genome shotgun sequence DNA segment encodes these proteins:
- the LOC122932974 gene encoding complement C1q and tumor necrosis factor-related protein 9A-like isoform X2, whose amino-acid sequence MRQVTFLVAILLVIHSFLGNCEVATRHNECNTGVPGIPGTPGLNGQHGPPGRDGKNGEPGTKGDPGTPGEKGPQGPPGKLGPPGSPGPSGISGIPGQPGFPGPPGTRKPYAFHVGLTSSYPSTDGPIKFGKVFYNEHSIYNTESGKFIAPVDGLYFLTYQITVHSKNVHITLQHNGKIVQYMYHVYGSQTNQASGASILALKQNEEAWLQVVGTNNGLYADSDDDTTFSGFLIS is encoded by the exons ATGAGACAGGTTACTTTCCTGGTTGCCATTCTTCTGGTCATACACAGTTTTTTAGGGAATTGTGAAGTGGCCACCAGAcataatgaatgtaatacaggagTCCCAGGTATCCCAGGAACACCAGGCCTGAATGGTCAGCATGGACCTCCTGGAAGAGATGGTAAAAATGGGGAACCAGGAACAAAAGGTGACCCAG GTACACCTGGTGAAAAAGGTCCACAAGGTCCTCCTGGTAAACTAGGTcctccaggatctcctgggcctaGTGGAATTTCTGGTATTCCAGGTCAACCAGGCTTCCCAGGACCACCAGGGACAAGGAAACCCTATGCTTTTCACGTTGGACTGACATCTTCTTATCCGTCTACCGATGGCCCAATTAAATTTGGAAAAGTGTTTTACAATGAACATAGTATTTATAACACAGAAAGTGGAAAGTTCATCGCTCCAGTAGACGGTCTTTATTTTCTCACATACCAAATTACTGTCCATAGTAAAAATGTACATATTACCCTACAACATAATGGTAAGATTGTGCAGTACATGTATCATGTGTATGGGTCCCAAACTAATCAAGCCTCTGGAGCCTCAATTCTAGCGCTGAAACAGAATGAGGAGGCTTGGCTGCAGGTTGTAGGAACAAACAATGGTCTTTATGCTGATAGCGATGATGACACTACATTCTCAGGTTTTCTGATTTCATGA
- the LOC122932974 gene encoding complement C1q and tumor necrosis factor-related protein 9A-like isoform X1, translated as MIAMRQVTFLVAILLVIHSFLGNCEVATRHNECNTGVPGIPGTPGLNGQHGPPGRDGKNGEPGTKGDPGTPGEKGPQGPPGKLGPPGSPGPSGISGIPGQPGFPGPPGTRKPYAFHVGLTSSYPSTDGPIKFGKVFYNEHSIYNTESGKFIAPVDGLYFLTYQITVHSKNVHITLQHNGKIVQYMYHVYGSQTNQASGASILALKQNEEAWLQVVGTNNGLYADSDDDTTFSGFLIS; from the exons ATGAGACAGGTTACTTTCCTGGTTGCCATTCTTCTGGTCATACACAGTTTTTTAGGGAATTGTGAAGTGGCCACCAGAcataatgaatgtaatacaggagTCCCAGGTATCCCAGGAACACCAGGCCTGAATGGTCAGCATGGACCTCCTGGAAGAGATGGTAAAAATGGGGAACCAGGAACAAAAGGTGACCCAG GTACACCTGGTGAAAAAGGTCCACAAGGTCCTCCTGGTAAACTAGGTcctccaggatctcctgggcctaGTGGAATTTCTGGTATTCCAGGTCAACCAGGCTTCCCAGGACCACCAGGGACAAGGAAACCCTATGCTTTTCACGTTGGACTGACATCTTCTTATCCGTCTACCGATGGCCCAATTAAATTTGGAAAAGTGTTTTACAATGAACATAGTATTTATAACACAGAAAGTGGAAAGTTCATCGCTCCAGTAGACGGTCTTTATTTTCTCACATACCAAATTACTGTCCATAGTAAAAATGTACATATTACCCTACAACATAATGGTAAGATTGTGCAGTACATGTATCATGTGTATGGGTCCCAAACTAATCAAGCCTCTGGAGCCTCAATTCTAGCGCTGAAACAGAATGAGGAGGCTTGGCTGCAGGTTGTAGGAACAAACAATGGTCTTTATGCTGATAGCGATGATGACACTACATTCTCAGGTTTTCTGATTTCATGA